From Streptomyces sp. TLI_105, the proteins below share one genomic window:
- a CDS encoding AAA family ATPase, which translates to MAVHLRFRSLTVTTADTEKTYRFDGPATVVSGPSGTGKSSLLMLLKHVVGGKAVLTPAVRDHVLSAQAEVVIGEQHVILKRTVNDARSGQVDVLDPGTLVTRNTFAVQADGDLPPLSDYLLAALDFPRETIPSSRDGKATTRDLKFTDLFAYVYREARNIDREVVGHLDTWFNTKRTALFKLMFALTDSTVLELSRKLGELKEELRKKTDEYEAVKNFLGATDPRTEDQLRAELASLRDMLQRADATLASLRHELEESTAADAVLRQDLRAAVDSAREAAQEVQAAQELVEARAAVVAQVELDLSRLDRSTTAIEKLSPFDFVVCPRCMQRLSTRPVPEDHCVVCLQHDPHDQDVDPAAVAQTRRTLELQLQDAQAVLDADSGVLEAAQQRAQQADFLAHSLRRQLDAQTRDLVAPRFDAIADASARAASLGAAIDAVTQLRDSWSRAHAIERDVRVIKAQRASATAERKARTAELAARQTLVSDLSRDFNTMISQLRPAPWIQSATIDPSSYLPVVDNVSFESLQADGGGIVTCINVAYSLSLLEFGITHSDVRVPSMLIIDSPRKASGSNLDDQARGHRTYQRFQTLAEAHGSQIQLIIADNDSAPVQGAAFGKIELDYDNPFVPGVAHPGPEHAHRAENES; encoded by the coding sequence ATGGCAGTTCACCTTCGATTTCGGTCCCTCACCGTCACCACCGCCGACACCGAGAAGACCTACCGTTTCGACGGGCCGGCCACCGTCGTCAGCGGCCCCAGCGGCACCGGCAAGTCCAGCCTCCTGATGCTGTTGAAACACGTGGTGGGTGGCAAAGCCGTATTGACCCCGGCTGTCCGCGATCACGTCCTTTCGGCCCAGGCTGAGGTCGTCATCGGAGAGCAGCACGTGATCCTCAAAAGGACCGTGAACGACGCTCGCTCCGGGCAGGTCGACGTTCTGGACCCGGGAACCCTGGTCACACGCAACACCTTCGCCGTACAGGCAGACGGCGACCTGCCACCCTTGTCGGACTATCTTCTGGCGGCCCTGGACTTTCCCCGCGAGACCATCCCGTCCAGCCGGGACGGTAAAGCCACCACCCGGGACCTGAAGTTCACCGACCTCTTCGCCTACGTGTATCGGGAAGCCCGCAACATCGACCGTGAGGTCGTGGGACACCTCGACACCTGGTTCAACACCAAACGCACCGCCCTGTTCAAGCTGATGTTCGCGCTCACCGACAGCACCGTGCTGGAACTCAGCAGGAAGCTGGGCGAGCTCAAGGAAGAACTCCGCAAGAAGACCGACGAGTACGAGGCTGTCAAGAACTTCCTCGGTGCGACCGACCCCCGCACCGAGGACCAACTGCGAGCCGAGCTCGCCAGCCTTCGAGACATGCTGCAGCGAGCCGATGCCACGCTGGCCTCCCTGCGACACGAACTGGAGGAGAGCACCGCAGCCGACGCCGTCCTTCGCCAAGACCTGCGTGCGGCAGTGGACAGCGCTCGCGAGGCAGCCCAGGAAGTCCAAGCGGCGCAGGAGCTCGTGGAAGCTCGGGCCGCGGTCGTCGCCCAGGTCGAGCTCGACCTGTCGCGGCTCGACCGCTCCACCACGGCCATTGAGAAGCTGTCGCCCTTCGATTTCGTTGTCTGCCCTCGTTGTATGCAGCGCCTCAGCACCCGGCCCGTTCCTGAAGACCACTGCGTGGTGTGCCTGCAACACGACCCGCACGACCAGGATGTCGATCCTGCTGCTGTCGCCCAGACCCGAAGGACCCTGGAGCTTCAGCTCCAGGATGCCCAGGCCGTACTCGACGCCGATAGCGGTGTCCTGGAGGCCGCGCAACAGCGCGCCCAGCAGGCCGACTTCCTCGCACACAGCCTGCGCCGCCAACTCGACGCTCAGACGCGAGACCTAGTGGCGCCCCGCTTCGACGCCATTGCAGACGCCAGTGCCCGCGCGGCTTCGCTCGGGGCGGCCATCGACGCCGTGACCCAGCTACGGGACTCCTGGTCGCGGGCACACGCCATCGAACGCGACGTTCGGGTCATCAAGGCGCAGCGGGCCAGCGCAACGGCCGAAAGGAAAGCCCGCACAGCCGAACTCGCGGCGCGACAGACGCTCGTGAGCGACCTCAGCCGGGACTTCAACACGATGATCTCCCAGCTGCGCCCCGCACCGTGGATCCAGTCCGCGACCATCGACCCGTCCTCGTACCTGCCCGTAGTCGACAACGTCTCCTTCGAGAGTCTTCAGGCCGACGGCGGGGGCATCGTGACCTGCATCAACGTTGCATACAGCCTCTCCCTGCTGGAATTCGGCATCACGCACTCCGACGTCCGAGTGCCGTCGATGCTGATCATCGATTCCCCGCGAAAGGCATCCGGCAGCAACCTCGACGACCAGGCACGGGGCCATCGAACCTACCAGCGCTTTCAAACACTTGCGGAGGCCCACGGCTCCCAGATCCAGCTGATTATCGCCGACAACGACTCGGCGCCGGTTCAGGGCGCGGCCTTCGGCAAGATTGAACTTGACTACGACAACCCCTTCGTCCCAGGCGTAGCCCACCCCGGGCCGGAGCACGCTCATCGCGCTGAAAACGAATCGTGA